The region ATAACGGTAGAAAGGTTCATGCAGTAAATTGGAAGACGATTACTACGCCCGAGGAAAATGGAGGTCCGAGACTTAGGGATATTTCAGCCATGAATCATGCTTGTATCTTGAAGTTGGCCCGACAACTAATCAATGATGCAGAGGATTTATGGTGCGTAGTGTTGAGAGGTCTTTATAAAGGTAATCAATTAAGCGACAGAAGTACCAGGAAGAAATCAAACTCTAATGTGTGGAGGGATTTTAATAAGTATATCCCTCACCTGTTGAATCATGGTAAGTGGCTTATAGGAAATGGTAGCAGTGTAGACACATGGGGTGATAGTTGGTTAGATTCTGGGACGTGTATTTGTGATCAAGTGCATTCAATTCTTGATAATGTTCGAGGAGAAAATATTTGTGACTTAGAGACATATATGGGGGATTGGAATTGGCAGCTTCTGCAGCCTTGGATCCCTTATGGTATTCTGGATAAGATGACCAACATAAAACCTCCTAACTGATGCCTTGAAACAGACAAATTCGTTTTGGAAGGTATGCAACATGATGATGGATCGATAAAATAGTTATATGCCCTTATGATGCAAGTGGAAAATAATAGTGTTGATCATGGTTGGAAGAAAATTTGGAGGTTAAGAGTCCCTAAGAGGGTTAAGACGTTTGTTTGGTTGTTAAAGCATGGTAGGTTATTAACTAATCATAGTAAGAGTCGAAAGGGGCTTGGTGCAGCTGCGTGTAAGTTGTGTGGGCATACTAATGAATCTACGTTGCATGTTTTCCGTGACTGCCCGTGTGCATGGAGAATTTGGGTGAATATTGTGCCTTTGAGCATAAAGAATGACTTTTTAAAATGCGGAGTTGGAAGAGTGGCTCAGTTTGAACATTAATCTTTGCAATAAGGCAGAAGCGGGTTGGAGTGCATTTTGGGCGATGCCTTGCCATTCTATTTGGTTTTGGCGTAATCAATAGGAACATATCGAGGAGTTCGTGAGACCTTTTAACCCCACTATGCATGTGCGTGCGAGATTTAAGGAGTACGAGGATGCAATTAGAATGGATAAGAAAGTTGTTGGAAGGAACAATGAAGTCATGCTTATCAAGTGGAATCTTCCAAAGCCAGGCATGACAAAATTAAATGTGGATGGTGCTTGCATAAAAGGAGTCGCGGCAGGTTGTGGGGGAACTGTGAGGGATGATAAAGGTACATGGCTGAGTTGTGAGGGATGCTTCAAGGATTAATCCTAGTTTTTGATCTTGGGATCAAAATGATAGAAGTGAATATGAATTTGTCTGAAATAGTGTTGGAGGTTAACGAAGGGAGGTCTAGGAGAAGTGAATGTTGGGAAATGCTCAAGAAAATTGAGAGTTTATTGAGTAAGTTTGAGAAAGCCCATATGAAACACATATTTAGATAATTTAAACGGTGTGTGGATCTCTGATTAAATTAGGATGTAAATTAGATATTATTCTTCAACATTATCCTATTACTCCTAGATTTATTGAGAAGTTATTAGCCAAGATATCCCATAGATTTATTCCTCCCAAAAAAAAATGTTCTTGTAGTTTCTTTCTTTTCTCGGGGGTCTATGGCGCTCACTTTCATcacaaataaataaaataaataactaTTAAGCCATGCCATACATTAAAGAAACATCAAATCAACCAATATAATTATCATAAAAGAATATCAATCTAATTGTCTtacattaaattaaatttaatagAGAATAAATAACACTATTTATAGAATGCTTTACTTTACTTTTTTGCTTTCCAGCTCACATGGTTGAAAACCATAACAACGACTGACAACTCATAATACTAAACTATAAATCCCTAATCAAGTACTAAATAATTTCATAAAACAGTTTAAAGTTTATGATTCTAATTTCAAAACTTTAagataaaaataataaaattatatcTAAGAAAAATTCAACTGGTCCCCATTTTCTGAATTATCTCATCCTCATCACATGCACCtatcatcaacatcaacaacaaactaTTTTCAGTTCAACCTAAATTTTCAACCTTAACCCAAAATCCTAACAAGATTCTAATTTCAATTTATGGTTCCAATTTCAAATCTTTGAAGATTAATAGTAATAATTTCCTTTCTTAAATTATCTATTTCTCCTGATAGTTCCCAAAAGCTCAAATTCCAATTATAATGGTCCCTATTAGGGTTCCAATTTCAAATCTCTTGAGTTTTTCgaattagggttttttgttcCTCAAACACCGCTCTACCCATTATCATTATCATCGTTAAGTTTTGATTTTGACCTTGAAAATGGCGACGAGAGGCACCAGATCGGAGAAGGTGCGGCGAATTTTCAACCAATTTGACGCGAATCAAGATGGGGGTCTGAACAGAGAAGAAATGGCGTCGCTTGTTGGTGCTGTAAACCCTAGGGTGAAATTCAGTGATGAACAAATCAACGCCATTCTTGATGAGGTTTTTAGAACCTACGCTGAATTTATTGATGGTGAGAGGGGTCTCACCTACGAGGGTCTTCTTCGAACCTACGATGATGGTGCTGGTGATGTTGATAGGGATTTTGATGCTCTTGCTCTTGACCTTAACGTTGATGAAGCTGGGAAGGCTCCGGCGCCGGTTTCCGAAGCTTCGTCGTCTTCGATTGTGGACGAGAGGATGGTGGTGGAGTCGCAGAAGAAGCAGAGGACGGCAGCGTGGGCGGTTTCGCCGAATCACGGTATTGTGTTTGATGATACGTGGAAGATTGTGGATGATTTAGAGATTTTGATAAAGAGGTTGAAGTTAAAGCAAGCTAAAGATGGGAAAGTGAAAGGTGAAAATTTTGATGTTTATTCTGACGCGGGTTGGTCTCGTGAATTGGGGCCTTCTACTGAGATTTCGGATAAGAGAGTGATTTGGGATGAATCAGGTCACGATTATGCTGTTTTTGTGAAGGAAGTAGGAGGTTTGAGAAGTAGGGCTGATAGTGCTAGATCAAGAGAAGAAGCTTTTGATGGACACATGGCAATTGGCAGGGTTTTGTATGAACATCAATTGTTTAAGGAGGCTTTGATTAGTTTCAAGAGGGCTTGTGAATTGCAACCTGTTGATGTTAGACCTCATTTTAGAGCTGGTAATTGTTTTTATGTTCTTGGAAAGTATAAGGAGGCTAAGGAAGAGTTTTTGTTGGCACTTGAATCTGCTGTGGCTGGTGGGAACCAATGGGCTTATTTGTTGCCACAGATTTATGTTAATCTTGGTATTTCGTTGGAAGGTGAGGGCATGGTTTTGAGTGCATGTGAGTATTATAGGGAGGCTGCAATTGCTTGTCCTACACATTTTAGAGCTTTGAAACTCTTAGGCAGTGCTCTTTTCGGTGTAGGGGAATATAAAGCTGCCGTGAAGGCGCTTGATGAGGCTATTTTCATGAAGCCGGATTATGCTGACGCACATTGTGACCGGGCTTCGGCGTTGCATGCTATGGGTGACAACGAGAGGGCGATTGAGGTTTTTCAGAAGGCTATTGATTTGAAACCGGGTCATGTTGACGCACTTTATAATTTAGGTGGGTTGTATATGGACCTTGGTAGGTTCCAAAGGGCTACTGAGATGTATACAAGGGTTTTGGCCGTGTGGCCAAATCATTGGCGGGCGCAGTTGAACAAGGCGGTGTCGATGTTGGGAGCCGGTGAGAACGAAGAAGCCAAAAGAGCTTTGAAGGAAGCATTGAAAATGACAAATAGGGTTGAGTTGCACGACGCAATATCACATTTGAAGCAGCTGCAGAAAAAGAAGAACAAACCTAATGGGGCTATTCCAGGAGAATCACCATTTGTCATAGTTGAACCATCTAAGTTTAAGACAGTTGGAGAAAAGACTACTGTGAGGCAGGACCTGGCCAGTGCTTTGCAAATCAGAGCACTTCAGAAGGTTGCAAGGTTGAGCCGTTGCAATGTGGAGCTTTTGAAGAAAGAAATGAGCGAACATGATGTGCCGGTGTCTTATTCTGGTAGCGGAGTGCCTCAAAAATCCATTCGGAAACCAAACTTAGAAGAAATTCTTCGCAAATTGCTTAGTTTTCTAAAGCCGGACACTTTTCAAGGCGCCGTGAAAGCCATAAATGAGAGGATTCTTTCTGTTTTGGATGAAAATGATTCAGGCAGGTTAGATCTTGGAATGTTCTATGCCATTCTTGCTCCCATTTGTGGCGGTCCTGCAGAGAGACGTAAAAGGGTCGCCTTCGATGCACTGTTATGGCGTCCAATGAACGAAGACGGTGCTAATTTAAAGAAAGCTGATGTTACCAGATACATCAAGTTGTTAAGAGCTATTTATATTCCTTCGCAAGGTGTTAGTGAATTAATGGAGGTTCATGGAGACTTAGACACTTCAATGGTGTCTTTCTCCGAGTTTCTAGTTTTGTTTGACGATCCAGATTGGGGTTTCGGTATTATGCCTACCTTAGTTAAACTGGAAACCGGAGATAGAAACCGACACGGCAAGACCATGTGCTCGGTTTGCCGCTACCCTATTATCGGTTCACGCTTTAAGGAGATAAAATCTCATTTTAGTTTGTGTAGTCAATGCTACAGTGAGGGAAAAGTGCCATCTACATTTAAGCAAGAAGAATACAGATTTAAGGAGTATGGAAATGAGGGTGAAGCCATGAAAGATAAGTGTACGTGCTTTAACTTGCAATCACGAAATGAAAAGTAGATAGAGGAATTCAATCTtatttttttctctctctctctctctcttttgatttttgtttgATTATCATCTTGTAACATCCTCCAATCTTGTCATTCTAGCTTTTTTCAGTGTGAAATATTTAGCTCTGTCACTTTCTTTAATAACTGCTGATGGTGGTGATTTCACTTTTTTATTACCTGTTTATAGTGATTGTGACAAGCATTTGTGTTGATCATATGCTTCTTTATGCATTCTTGCTGTTTTTCATGATGCTTCTGCATTTTGCAATTGATGAAGCTTTTGTATATTAAATTCAGAAAAATTTACAATTGTATAATGCAGATTATTTGATGTTGAACATGTTTAATAAGGAACCTTTGTCCAAAATTGAAGGTTGACTTGAAGGGGTGTTACATAGTGGAAATGGGATCACTCCATAAGAACAAAGCACCAAAATTGTTCAAATGCTACAAATTATTCAGACTTGAAGACACTTATGATAACCTAATTTTTTTTCTCCAAGTGAATGGAATTATGAGTTGACAAATCTCTATTAAAtgttttaaaaaatgaattaTCATATGATTGTTTATCTTGTAGACCTTCTACCATCCATATCCTACAAATGAAGGATTGTTATACTTATTCAAAATCAATATATCCTACAAATGAAGGATTGTTATACTTATTAAGTATCTCAGAAATCATTTGATTGCTTTCTTTTCAATTATGCTTAACCTTGTTTGCACATAAATTTAAGATattaaaataaaagaaacaacataaatttaagatattaaaataaaagaaacaaCGGCAACGCTCATAACATAAATACAATAAACAGAATAGTCGGATTTGTGTTTATTGTAGTCAATCTAGCGCTTATATGAATCCAAGTGATTGTACTACTTAGAACTGTCTTAAACAATTTAGAGTTTCTATTCTAATTTTGAAATGGATCCCTATTAAAAAGAGTAATAAAAGCAACATCTTTTTTATATttaatttgttttcatttatctctttaatttcaaagtTTAAAAATAATTAGATTTAATATAGTAGCATCAACAATCtgaaattaaatataaaaattataaaaatttataaataatatgTTAGATTagaaaaattataaatttttataaataatatgTTAGATTAGAGTAACCGAAGTCAGGTTGTTCAAAAATCTTTCTAACTAATTGATTTAATTTATTATCTATATAGTTATAATGacttaattaaaattaatattaatatgaatttaattgatataTACGGACTGTGTAAATattttttacactgtcagttaattACAACCACTAATTTATTTAAAATGTTTGacttttaatttatttaaaatgtttgacttttattttaaccACTTAAAAAGTAAcacaaacggatgattgtgatgtattgacagtgtaaaattttttacactgacagtaTATAACAATTAATCTCTATTAATATTACTAAATGTTTAATATGTTATtacaaaataaaattaaacaaTATATTTAGAGTTGTCAAATGGGTTGGTCTGACTTAGCCGACTTCAGTATGGTGGATCAAAACATATAAATGAGCTTAAGTGGAACGGTTTGATTATTTTATGGGCTATAAAAAACAAGTCCGATTTAGTTTCTAATGGGTCAAACGGTCTAATAGGCTAATCTAACTCATATAGTTTTAATTTTATAAAAAGAAATGTAATGGACAAAAACTACGGAACAAGTAAGGATGACTTAGCAAAGTGGGATATGTTGTCGGGGCAGCAAAATTTGGTGTGTTCGCTCTATTTGGGATATAATCTACATTTGGCTCACCTTGACTTTGGAGATCGATAACTTGTTTTTAATGAATGATGAATCATTTGCTGCATTTCAAAAAGCTGCTAAAAGAGAAGTCCAGTAAGAAGTTTATATTGTTATTTTGGATGTCCATCTTTTGAATTATTTGGCTCGTGCGTAACGGTATTCTTTTTCAAGGATGAAATTAAAGAAGCGACAAATATTATGCTTCTTTTTAAGATGTTATCTTGGAATTGATTAGGTGCTAGATACAAAGGATCTTTATTGTTCAATAAAAACACTTAATTTTCTTGTCAGCAAAATTATCTTTTCTTAATCAATTGATTGTGTTTTGGTTGAGTTTGTATCTTTGTatctttctttctttttttgtATTGGGTTAAGCTTGATATTAATACATTTATTTAGTTAAAAAAAATAACCCTCATagaaattttaaaaataaaatggagGGTTATGAAATTCATAAAGAAAAAATACGGGTCAAAAttactaaaataaaataaaaagaacCAAAATGGCatatttaaaaagagaggggACCAATTagcaataataataatttatCCCAATATTTACTCACGAGGAAAGGGCAACCAGTGTTTTTGCCTCTATTTCATTTCTTTGCCGCTTATTTCTCCTCACACTTCGTCTCGTTGTACTATCAAATCAACGCCACTTTCTGAAATGGTGAAACGGTTAGCACCGGCGTCTAGGGTTTCCGAATCGCCTGTTGTCCGCCGCACGAAGGAAGCTGCCTCCGACGCCGTCTTCGTCGCAAAGAAGCTTCTCCGCAGCACCGGCAAGGCAGCATGGATCGCTGGAACCAGTTTCCTCATCCTCGTTGTCCCTCTCATCGTTGCCATGGACCGGGAGCAGCAGATCAATGAACTCGAATCTCAACAGGCTAATATCCTTGGAACTCCCTCTTCTCATCCCCTTCCCCTTACTAACTAAAACCCTCGccatttttagggttttagttttttttttttggaatttttggatttgGTGTTTTTGTTAGTATGGATTTATAAATCTACTTGACGCTAAATTGCGTGTTTGATGATATGATATTGTTTCTTGATGTTAGTTTTATGAgattttttgagtttttgtttcaaagtatggtgaagattggggaTTTTATTGTGCCTGCTAGGGTTTTGAATAAAGGTCTGCATATTGGTTTTGTTATGTTGATGAAATTTTAATGGTACAATGGTTGAAGCTGCATTTGCTTGTAATTCTCTGTAATATTGAGAATTGTGATGCGACTATAGTTGCTACTGTGATCTTTATCTAAAACCCTAATGCTAGCTGCTGTAATGTGTTTGTGTTGGAAATGCGAACTTTGGATGATTCTTTTGGATACTTAAGAATTGTTAAGTCTGAATGATTCTTTTGGATACGAAGGGATTTGAACTTGTGATCCCTGTTATATATGATTCTTTCTGGGTTTACTTGCCCGTTGTAGTTTTATGATTGTTAGTCAAAAAGACTAAAGTTGCTTAATGAAAGACTTGCAACGCTGACTTCTGAAAGCTGCTGCTGATTTGTTAGTCAAAGGATATTATATTAAAATCTTGAAACACCTTAATTGGATCCATGCATTGCTTCAATGTCCAATTGCACCTCTTGTTTTAGAATTTGTTACATAAATGTGCTTCTGTTATTGAGGCCGGGTCATCAACAACTTAGCAACATTTCCAGTTAGGACACGTAGAGTTAATTTCATCCTTTCTGTGTTTATGATGTATGCAGttattgttatttatttttgCTTGCTTATTGAGGAGTTCTTTTTTCTCACCATATTAAGGTTTGGTTTAAATCCTATGGTCCTAAAACCTTTACTAATGGATTCTAATTGCATCCAATATAGCTTGTTGGGCATAATTTTGGTGCTCTAGTTCCTTCCATCCTTCTCTACCTGTTTTCTTTTCTGTTGTTGTCTACACCTGTTGTACCTATTTAGTTTTAAGTATCACCATGAAATTGCATAAAGTTGCTAACATTTTTTTGTTGGAATTAGTTGCTATCTAACAAAAACAACATTGTTATTAAACTAAAGTTGCTGTCATTTTCTGAGTTTGCTCAATTGATTTGGTGGTCAATTACATTATTTTAGCATATTCACTTAGTTCACTTAAATGAACTATTTGCTCATACATTTGCATGTTGCATAAGTCTGTTTTTCACTGTCCTTGTCaaattttgattttcaaaatttAAGAATTCAACAAATTTATGAGAGAGGGCCCTGTTATGAGAGGGTTGCATTGGTGAGTATGCTCTCATTTGGAGATGTGGTTACTTTGATTGTCAAGTAGTATAGTATGCTCCTAAATCAAGTGAATGGTGTACAATTTTCTGAATGGTTTTCTCACACATTAATGCTTTCATTGACAAATTAATACATTATCACATTGTTGGCTGTTAACATTCATCTTTCTTGCATTTAACTGCCTCATAATCCTTCTGGTGTTTTAAGGATTCCATGGAAATTGGATATCTGTATGCCCCTTCATCTGTCAGATTTAAATATTTATTGCTTGACCTAGACATGTTGCTTGTTTAGTTTATGATATTTGACGAAAAAACTTAGTTGTTTCCACACGGAGCTGGGTTTTTAATAGACAGAAATTTTAGACAGCAGCGATTTCTATTTGTTTCTGCACTTTCTATCCTATTCTTAAGTTTCCGACGAGGCTTCCATAGGGAGTATTGTATGTATGTTT is a window of Lathyrus oleraceus cultivar Zhongwan6 chromosome 6, CAAS_Psat_ZW6_1.0, whole genome shotgun sequence DNA encoding:
- the LOC127097774 gene encoding mitochondrial import receptor subunit TOM9-2, with product MVKRLAPASRVSESPVVRRTKEAASDAVFVAKKLLRSTGKAAWIAGTSFLILVVPLIVAMDREQQINELESQQANILGTPSSHPLPLTN
- the LOC127091047 gene encoding uncharacterized TPR repeat-containing protein At1g05150 isoform X2, producing the protein MATRGTRSEKVRRIFNQFDANQDGGLNREEMASLVGAVNPRVKFSDEQINAILDEVFRTYAEFIDGERGLTYEGLLRTYDDGAGDVDRDFDALALDLNVDEAGKAPAPVSEASSSSIVDERMVVESQKKQRTAAWAVSPNHGIVFDDTWKIVDDLEILIKRLKLKQAKDGKVKGENFDVYSDAGWSRELGPSTEISDKRVIWDESGHDYAVFVKEVGGLRSRADSARSREEAFDGHMAIGRVLYEHQLFKEALISFKRACELQPVDVRPHFRAGNCFYVLGKYKEAKEEFLLALESAVAGGNQWAYLLPQIYVNLGISLEGEGMVLSACEYYREAAIACPTHFRALKLLGSALFGVGEYKAAVKALDEAIFMKPDYADAHCDRASALHAMGDNERAIEVFQKAIDLKPGHVDALYNLGGLYMDLGRFQRATEMYTRVLAVWPNHWRAQLNKAVSMLGAGENEEAKRALKEALKMTNRVELHDAISHLKQLQKKKNKPNGAIPGESPFVIVEPSKFKTVGEKTTVRQDLASALQIRALQKVARLSRCNVELLKKEMSEHDVPVSYSGSGVPQKSIRKPNLEEILRKLLSFLKPDTFQGAVKAINERILSVLDENDSGRLDLGMFYAILAPICGGPAERRKRVAFDALLWRPMNEDGANLKKADVTRYIKLLRAIYIPSQGVSELMEVHGDLDTSMVSFSEFLVLFDDPDWGFGIMPTLVKLETGDRNRHGKTMCSVCRYPIIGSRFKEIKSHFSLCSQCYSEGKVPSTFKQEEYRFKEYGNEGEAMKDKC
- the LOC127091047 gene encoding uncharacterized TPR repeat-containing protein At1g05150 isoform X1; this encodes MATRGTRSEKVRRIFNQFDANQDGGLNREEMASLVGAVNPRVKFSDEQINAILDEVFRTYAEFIDGERGLTYEGLLRTYDDGAGDVDRDFDALALDLNVDEAGKAPAPVSEASSSSIVDERMVVESQKKQRTAAWAVSPNHGIVFDDTWKIVDDLEILIKRLKLKQAKDGKVKGENFDVYSDAGWSRELGPSTEISDKRVIWDESGHDYAVFVKEVGGLRSRADSARSREEAFDGHMAIGRVLYEHQLFKEALISFKRACELQPVDVRPHFRAGNCFYVLGKYKEAKEEFLLALESAVAGGNQWAYLLPQIYVNLGISLEGEGMVLSACEYYREAAIACPTHFRALKLLGSALFGVGEYKAAVKALDEAIFMKPDYADAHCDRASALHAMGDNERAIEVFQKAIDLKPGHVDALYNLGGLYMDLGRFQRATEMYTRVLAVWPNHWRAQLNKAVSMLGAGENEEAKRALKEALKMTNRVELHDAISHLKQLQKKKNKPNGAIPGESPFVIVEPSKFKTVGEKTTVRQDLASALQIRALQKVARLSRCNVELLKKEMSEHDVPVSYSGSGVPQKSIRKPNLEEILRKLLSFLKPDTFQGAVKAINERILSVLDENDSGRLDLGMFYAILAPICGGPAERRKRVAFDALLWRPMNEDGANLKKADVTRYIKLLRAIYIPSQGVSELMEVHGDLDTSMVSFSEFLVLFDDPDWGFGIMPTLVKLETGDRNRHGKTMCSVCRYPIIGSRFKEIKSHFSLCSQCYSEGKVPSTFKQEEYRFKEYGNEGEAMKDKYYLMLNMFNKEPLSKIEG